Proteins from one Verrucomicrobiaceae bacterium genomic window:
- a CDS encoding sigma 54-interacting transcriptional regulator, whose translation MASAKPIITFGFLGSTLDRAQGAERWSKWRPTVAMCQQEDLLISRLELLVEPKFADLAKSVVADIAKVSPETEVVVHEFALKDPWDFQEVYERLYDFVRGYDFQPEKEDYLIHLTTGTHVAQICWFLLNEANFIPARLLQTSPSREGGRDAKACGRYEIIDIDLSKYDRLSTRFAQEQERTLDFLKSGIATKSKGFNKLIEQIELVAVNSKAPILIMGPTGAGKSMLAGRIYDLRRSRAGLSGRFVEVNCATLRGDQAMSALFGHKRGSFTGAQSDRPGLLKEADKGLIFLDEIGELGLDEQAMLLRALEDKTFLPLGSDKAVQSDFQLIAGTNRDLRAQVAAGKFRDDLLARINLWTFTLPSLAERREDIAANLDFELERYAKAHRRQVRMNKEAREAFLKFAKGPEAKWNANFRDLNAAVTRMATLAPKGRITVECVEAEVGRLREGWREMGREVFCSQFSVLSDELDPFDRVQLEFVIKTCRESKTLSDAGRKLFAVSRTKRSKMNDADRLKKYLKRFKLTWEQVSAIP comes from the coding sequence ATGGCTTCAGCTAAACCCATCATCACTTTCGGCTTCCTCGGCTCCACGTTGGACCGCGCTCAGGGCGCGGAGCGGTGGTCGAAATGGCGGCCGACGGTGGCGATGTGTCAGCAGGAGGATTTGCTCATTTCGCGGCTCGAGTTGCTCGTGGAGCCGAAGTTTGCCGATCTGGCGAAAAGCGTGGTCGCGGACATCGCGAAGGTTTCGCCGGAGACGGAGGTGGTGGTGCATGAGTTCGCGCTGAAGGACCCGTGGGACTTTCAGGAGGTGTATGAGCGGCTCTACGACTTCGTGCGTGGTTATGATTTCCAGCCGGAGAAGGAGGACTACCTCATCCACCTGACCACGGGCACGCATGTGGCGCAGATTTGCTGGTTCTTGCTCAATGAGGCGAATTTCATCCCGGCGCGGCTGCTGCAAACCTCGCCGTCACGCGAGGGCGGACGCGATGCGAAGGCCTGCGGGCGCTACGAGATTATCGACATCGACCTCTCGAAGTATGACCGGCTCTCAACCCGCTTCGCGCAGGAGCAGGAGCGAACGCTGGATTTCCTGAAAAGCGGCATCGCCACGAAGAGCAAGGGCTTCAACAAGCTCATCGAGCAGATCGAACTCGTCGCCGTGAACTCCAAAGCGCCGATCCTCATCATGGGACCGACCGGCGCGGGCAAATCGATGCTCGCAGGCCGCATCTACGACCTGCGACGCTCACGGGCCGGTTTGAGCGGTCGATTCGTCGAAGTGAACTGCGCCACGTTGCGTGGCGATCAGGCGATGTCGGCCCTGTTTGGCCACAAACGCGGCTCGTTCACGGGTGCGCAGTCGGACCGGCCGGGTTTGCTCAAAGAGGCGGACAAAGGGCTGATTTTCCTCGATGAGATCGGCGAACTCGGGCTCGACGAGCAGGCGATGCTGCTGCGTGCGCTCGAAGACAAAACCTTTCTGCCGCTGGGCAGCGACAAGGCCGTGCAGAGCGACTTTCAGCTCATCGCGGGCACAAATCGCGACCTGCGGGCGCAGGTGGCTGCGGGCAAGTTCCGTGATGATTTGCTCGCTCGCATCAACCTGTGGACCTTCACGCTGCCGAGCCTCGCGGAGCGACGGGAAGACATCGCGGCGAATCTGGATTTCGAGCTGGAGCGATATGCGAAGGCGCACCGGCGGCAGGTGAGGATGAACAAAGAAGCGCGGGAGGCATTTTTAAAATTCGCGAAAGGCCCGGAGGCGAAGTGGAATGCGAATTTTCGCGATTTGAACGCGGCGGTGACGCGGATGGCCACGCTGGCTCCGAAGGGGCGCATCACGGTGGAGTGCGTGGAGGCGGAGGTGGGGCGATTGCGGGAGGGGTGGCGGGAGATGGGCCGAGAAGTGTTTTGTTCTCAGTTCTCAGTGCTTAGCGATGAGCTGGATCCGTTTGACCGCGTGCAGCTTGAATTTGTGATCAAGACCTGCCGCGAGTCGAAGACGCTGTCGGATGCGGGGCGGAAGCTGTTTGCGGTATCGCGGACGAAGCGCTCAAAGATGAACGATGCGGACAGGCTCAAGAAGTACCTGAAGCGCTTCAAGCTGACTTGGGAGCAGGTTTCGGCCATTCCTTGA